In the genome of Verrucomicrobia bacterium CG1_02_43_26, the window TGCCACAATCGTAGATATTGGAGGAGAATCTAGCAGACCCGACCACACACCTATCACCGAGACCGAAGAACTTAAACGCGTCATCCCTATTATTGAGTGCCTGGTAAAACAAATTCGCATTCCAATATCCATAGACACTTGCAAATCAAATGTCGCTGATGCCGCCCTCAAAGGAGGCGCCAAGATAGTTAATGACATCTGGGGCTTCCAAAAAGACGCAAAAATGGCTCATGTTGCAGCTAAACACAATGCCAGAGTCATTCTCATGCACAATCAAGAAGGTACTTTCTATCCAGGAGATTTAATAGACTCCATAAAATGTTTCTTAAACAACTCTATCAAGATTGCGACTGATGCAGGCGTCCCTGAAAGTCACATCTGGCTAGATCCTGGGTTCGGTTTCGGCAAAGATCCGGATCAAAACATGGAACTCCTCGGTCGCCTCGATGAAATCGTAGCCATGGGTTATCCAGTCGTCCTGGGTACGTCGCGTAAGTCCACATTGAGTTCCTTACTTAATCTCCCCCCAAAAGAGCTTGCAAGCGCTACTGCAGCAACTACTGTCATGGGAATGGCTGCCGGCGCATCTATCTTTCGTGTCCATGACGTTAAAGATAACTACCGTGCCATGAAGGTTGCTGAAGCCATTTTAAAAAGAAAACAAGAACCGGTCCCGGCTTAAAAGATGGATGCGATTATCTTAAAAGGAATGACTTTTTTCGGCCACCACGGCTACTTCCCAGAAGAGCGCAAGCTTGGACAAAAGTTTATAGTTGATCTTGAGCTTACGCTAAACCTCAAGCCCGCCGGAGAAAGCGATGATATCACCAAATCCGTCAATTACGCCGAGATATTCCAATTGATTAAAGAAACTGTAGAGCAAACCCAATTCCACCTTATCGAAGGGCTTGCAGAACACATTAGCACGCTTCTTTTAAAAAACTATTCCCTTATTCAGGAAATCGCCCTAACCATAACAAAGCCCTCGGTAGCCATTCAGGGCATTTGTGAGTCAGCAGGCATCAGACTCAACAGAAAGCGATAATGATGACGGAGGCTTATATTGCCCTCGGTAGCAACTTAGGCGACCGTAACGACTATTTAAACAAAGCTATTGGGCTCTTAGCAGAGACTGATGGCATCACCTTAAGGGCAACTTCGTCTTACCACGAAACAGAGCCTGTTGGCTATCTCGATCAGGGAATGTTTTTAAACGCTGTTGTGCTATTAGACACAACCCTTTCTCCTCACGAGCTTCTAGCTCGCTGCCAACAAATAGAACAACGTTTAGGCAGAGAACGTCCTTTTCAGAACGCACCCAGAACCATCGATCTCGATATCCTTCTCTACGGCACGCTAGAAATGAACGGTGCCGAACTCATCATCCCTCACCCTCGCATGATGGAGCGTTCCTTCGTACTCCTCCCGCTCAACGAAATCATGGTGACTCATAGCCTATACCTAGTGTGATAATCGCATATTGTTGTAAAAATATTACATTATTTTCTTGTTTTTTACAGAAATTATTCATAACGTAAAAATAACCCCTAAAGCCATACTATAACCTCGCACAACAACAAATGAACAGAGGATGGTTTATGAATACACAACTGAGCAGGCTAAACTCTATGCCTATCCTTCGCAGAAGAGAAAGCATAGAAAAAACGATTGAAGAAAAAAAGG includes:
- a CDS encoding dihydropteroate synthase, encoding MDNHTDLFSTAPYQIMGILNVTPDSFSDGGKFTDPYRALEHAKSMVLAGATIVDIGGESSRPDHTPITETEELKRVIPIIECLVKQIRIPISIDTCKSNVADAALKGGAKIVNDIWGFQKDAKMAHVAAKHNARVILMHNQEGTFYPGDLIDSIKCFLNNSIKIATDAGVPESHIWLDPGFGFGKDPDQNMELLGRLDEIVAMGYPVVLGTSRKSTLSSLLNLPPKELASATAATTVMGMAAGASIFRVHDVKDNYRAMKVAEAILKRKQEPVPA
- a CDS encoding dihydroneopterin aldolase, whose protein sequence is MDAIILKGMTFFGHHGYFPEERKLGQKFIVDLELTLNLKPAGESDDITKSVNYAEIFQLIKETVEQTQFHLIEGLAEHISTLLLKNYSLIQEIALTITKPSVAIQGICESAGIRLNRKR
- a CDS encoding 2-amino-4-hydroxy-6-hydroxymethyldihydropteridine diphosphokinase, which gives rise to MMTEAYIALGSNLGDRNDYLNKAIGLLAETDGITLRATSSYHETEPVGYLDQGMFLNAVVLLDTTLSPHELLARCQQIEQRLGRERPFQNAPRTIDLDILLYGTLEMNGAELIIPHPRMMERSFVLLPLNEIMVTHSLYLV